From the Winogradskyella forsetii genome, the window CCTTTAGTTTCGTAGGCTTTTTCCAAGTCTGTTACCACCTGAAGATTTTTTACGCCATCTGTAAATGGTACCACGATACGCTTAAACTTATCGCGCTGTGTGTTATATACATTTTCAATTACAGGAAATGCTAAATCCGCTGCACGTTGCATTTTTTCCCTGTAGTGCTTAAAGGCAGCTTTGTAAATGATACCAGCAATATCCTGAGCGCTCTTTTTTCCAAATTCAGCTTCAGAAAGAGGTGATTCCATTGAGAAGTAACGGATCAATTCGAACTCAAAGTTTTTATAATCGTTAGCATCTTTGTTGGTGAGCGCAATACCTTCAGAAGTATCGTAAATCATGTTGGCTAAATCGACTCTCAGACGTTCGCCATGTAAGGCATTACGACGACGTTTGTAAACCACTTCACGCTGTGCGTTCATTACATCATCATATTCCAATAAACGCTTACGAACACCAAAGTTGTTTTCTTCCACTTTTTTCTGCGCACGTTCAATAGACTTGGAAATCATGCCATGTTGAATGACTTCACCTTCCTTCAATCCCATTCTGTCCATCATCTTTGCGATACGTTCAGAACCGAACAAACGCATTAGGTTATCTTCCAAAGACACATAAAATTGTGAACTTCCTGGATCTCCTTGACGACCAGCTCTACCACGCAACTGTCTATCGACACGACGCGAATCGTGACGCTCCGTACCAACAATGGCCAAACCACCTGCAGCTTTCACTTCGTCGCTCAATTTAATATCCGTACCACGACCTGCCATGTTGGTGGCAATAGTCACTTGGCCTGCATTACCAGCTTGTGCTACAATTTCCGCTTCTTTTTTATGTTGTTTCGCATTTAAGACATTATGGTCTATTTTACGAATACTCAACATTTTACCTAAAAGCTCTGAAATCTCAACGTTGGTTGTACCAATAAGAACTGGTCTTCCCGCTTTAGATAATTCGGTCACTTCATCAATAACTGCGTTGTATTTTTCGCGCTTTGTTTTATACACTAAATCGTCTCTATCATCTCTAGCGATTGGTTTGTTGGTTGGAATTTCAACCACGTCCAATTTGTAGATTTCCCAAAGTTCGCCAGCTTCTGTTACCGCAGTACCCGTCATACCAGACAGTTTACGGTACATTCTGAAATAATTTTGAAGGGTTACCGTAGCGAATGTTTGTGTAGCCGCTTCAATCTTTACATTTTCTTTGGCTTCAATCGCTTGATGCAATCCGTCAGAATACCGACGACCATCCATAATACGACCCGTTTGCTCATCGACAATCATCACTTTGTTGTCCATAACCACATATTGGTTGTCTTTTTCGAAAAGGGCGTAAGCTTTCAATAATTGGTTGAGTGTATGAATACGTTCCGACTTAACACCGAAGTCCCTAAATAAATCTTCCTTGAGGTTGGCCTCTTCTTCAGACGATAAGCCTTTGCTTTCAATCTTAGCGATTTCTGTTCCCATTTCTGGCATCACAAAGAAATCTGGATCATCTTCACCTGAAAGGAATTCAACACCTTTATCAGACAATTCCACCTGATTATTTTTTTCATCAATCACATAATAAAGTTCTGCATCAACTTTAGGCATCTCTCTATTGTTGTCTTGCATGTAGAAGTTTTCAGTTTTCTGAAGTAATTGTTTAATCCCTTCTTCAGATAAAAACTTAATTAAAGCCTTGTTTTTTGGAATACCTCTATACGCTCTTAATAATTGGAAACCACCTTCTTTAGTGTCACCGGCAGCAATTAATTTTTTGGCTTCGGCTAATACACCGACTAAATATTTTCGTTGGACGTCTTCAATTTGCTGAACTTTAGGTTTCAGAGCATCAAACTCATGTTCGTCTCCTTTTGGCACAGGACCTGAAATAATTAAAGGTGTACGTGCATCATCAACCAATACCGAATCGACCTCATCGACAATGGCATAATGGTGTGGACGTTGTACTAAGTCATCTGGCGAATGAGCCATGTTATCACGTAAATAATCGAAACCGAATTCGTTGTTGGTTCCGTAAGTAATATCTGCGTTATAGGCTTTGCGACGTGCATCAGAATTTGGCGTGTGGTAATCAATACAATCGATACTCATACCATGAAACTGGAATATTGGCGCCATCCAAGCGCTATCTCGTTTAGCTAAATAATCATTTACGGTTACTAAGTGAACCCCTTTTCCGGCCAATGCATTTAAATATACAGGAAGCGTTGCGACCAAAGTTTTACCTTCACCTGTCTGCATTTCTGCAATTTTTCCTTGGTGCATAGCCACACCACCAATTAACTGCACATCGTAGTGAATCATGTCCCAAGTAATTGGTTTTCCGGCTGCATCCCAAGAGTTTGACCAAATCGCTTGATCACCTTCTAAGGTTACATAATCATTTTCTCCAGAAATTTCACGGTCAAAAGCATTTGCCGTTACAGGAATTTCTGTGTTGTGTACAAATCGCTTAGCGGTTTCTTTTACAACGGCAAAGGCTTCAGGAAGTATATCGTTTAAAACACCCTCGGTGACATCATAGATTTCATCATCAATTTTATCGACTTCAAGATATATATCTTCACGTTCGTCAATATCTTCCGTGACTTTAGCTTTTTCTAAAAGTTCTTCTTTTTTTGTGTTTAGCGGTTGCCTTGCTTCTGCTATTATGTTTTTGAACTCAGCTGTTTTTGCCCTAAGTTCATCATGTGATAAGGCTTCTAGCGCTTTTTCGAAGGTCTTTATTTTTTCAACAATGGGCTTAATTGCACTTACGTCTTGTTTGGATTTATCTCCAACAAACACTTTAAGTACTTTGTCTAAAAAAGTCATATTATATATTTTGTAATGGATTGAATGATTTCAATCCTTAGTTGTTATTTCAGTTAATTGTTTAATATTTACTCGATGTCATGCTGAGCGTCGTCTAAGCGCTTCCTATATCGAAATACAAATGCACTTCGACTGCGGTCAGTGAGAAAGTATCTTATATTTCAGATCAGATAAAAAAACCATCTTAAAATAAAAAAAGTCTCCCAGTTATGATAACGCAAGAGACTTTTTTGTGATAATTTTATATGTTAGTATTCATCCTCATTCCAGAGGTAATCTTCATCTGTTGGATAGTCTGGCCAAATTTCTTCAATAGAATCGTAAGAATCTCCTTCATCTTCTATTGCTTGTAAATTTTCAACAACTTCTAGAGGCGCTCCTGTTCTAATTGCGTAGTCAATGAGTTCGTCTTTTGTTGCCGGCCAAGGTGCATCACTTAAATAAGATGCTAATTCTAATGTCCAATACATAATTGTGTGTGTAATTTAATTTTTGCAAAAATAATTTTTTAGTTGAACAATTCAAGAAAAAATTAAATTAATTAGCTCATGACTTAAATAAATTCATTTATCGGTCTTGCTGAACATTTATAGTTAGGTGTTTTGAATCCTTCAAATTTCACTTATAAATGTTTATTCATTAATAAAAAGAACGTGTAAT encodes:
- the secA gene encoding preprotein translocase subunit SecA, with product MTFLDKVLKVFVGDKSKQDVSAIKPIVEKIKTFEKALEALSHDELRAKTAEFKNIIAEARQPLNTKKEELLEKAKVTEDIDEREDIYLEVDKIDDEIYDVTEGVLNDILPEAFAVVKETAKRFVHNTEIPVTANAFDREISGENDYVTLEGDQAIWSNSWDAAGKPITWDMIHYDVQLIGGVAMHQGKIAEMQTGEGKTLVATLPVYLNALAGKGVHLVTVNDYLAKRDSAWMAPIFQFHGMSIDCIDYHTPNSDARRKAYNADITYGTNNEFGFDYLRDNMAHSPDDLVQRPHHYAIVDEVDSVLVDDARTPLIISGPVPKGDEHEFDALKPKVQQIEDVQRKYLVGVLAEAKKLIAAGDTKEGGFQLLRAYRGIPKNKALIKFLSEEGIKQLLQKTENFYMQDNNREMPKVDAELYYVIDEKNNQVELSDKGVEFLSGEDDPDFFVMPEMGTEIAKIESKGLSSEEEANLKEDLFRDFGVKSERIHTLNQLLKAYALFEKDNQYVVMDNKVMIVDEQTGRIMDGRRYSDGLHQAIEAKENVKIEAATQTFATVTLQNYFRMYRKLSGMTGTAVTEAGELWEIYKLDVVEIPTNKPIARDDRDDLVYKTKREKYNAVIDEVTELSKAGRPVLIGTTNVEISELLGKMLSIRKIDHNVLNAKQHKKEAEIVAQAGNAGQVTIATNMAGRGTDIKLSDEVKAAGGLAIVGTERHDSRRVDRQLRGRAGRQGDPGSSQFYVSLEDNLMRLFGSERIAKMMDRMGLKEGEVIQHGMISKSIERAQKKVEENNFGVRKRLLEYDDVMNAQREVVYKRRRNALHGERLRVDLANMIYDTSEGIALTNKDANDYKNFEFELIRYFSMESPLSEAEFGKKSAQDIAGIIYKAAFKHYREKMQRAADLAFPVIENVYNTQRDKFKRIVVPFTDGVKNLQVVTDLEKAYETKGTQLINDFEKNITLAIVDDAWKTHLRKMDELKQSVQLAVHEQKDPLLIYKFESFELFKLMIDQVNKDVISFLFKGEIPQETANTIQEARARKQEKLETQKDEIPNMDERAAQNRQAGEGASRQQQQVVETIVREQPKIGRNDRVTIKHVMSGEAKEVKYKQAIPLIDKGEWVLVND
- a CDS encoding DUF2795 domain-containing protein, which translates into the protein MYWTLELASYLSDAPWPATKDELIDYAIRTGAPLEVVENLQAIEDEGDSYDSIEEIWPDYPTDEDYLWNEDEY